Genomic segment of Strix uralensis isolate ZFMK-TIS-50842 chromosome 14, bStrUra1, whole genome shotgun sequence:
TTAATATCTCCTGTAGCATTTGGATTTGTCTGTGAATCCTTTCAGGCAGCTCCAGTTCAGCTGGTGGGAAGCCCTCCACAGGCTTTCCTCAGAGCAGGCTCAGATTTTTACTGAGTACTGAAGCAAACCCAGTCGCTCTCTCAGGCTGAAGATAATTGATTTCTCTGGTGAGTTCCCAGAGATTTCTGCTCACTGCAGATCTTGAGAACTGCACCCTGAGGCTGCAGTCCTGCTGGTCTCACCTCTGGCAAGGCGAGGAGATGCATGTAACAAAATGCTGTTCACATTTTTAGGTGACAGATTTTCTCTGCAAGATTCACAGCCCCAGGCCAGAGTCTGGAGGAACAGCTAGTATTTCTAAACACTTACAGTTTGAAGCGGTACCAGTATTGGAAGCCCCACTGTAAAGAAAGTATTGAATGTTAGTGTCTCATAAAACATAAACTACatctttttaataacaaaataagaGACGTGAATAGATCTGACCCCCCCTTTTGAGATGAAGGACAGCCTTCTAGACTCTGCTTGGCTCTCCTTGAGACCAAAGCAGAGGAGCACAGGACACATGGTCCTTAAAAGAACAACTGCTGGAGAGAATCCAGCcggttcctggaatgcattgatgataacttcctcctCCAAGTGATGGAGGacccaatgaggagaggtgctatgctggaccttgttctcaccaacaaggaggggctggtgaggaATGTGAAGCTccagggcagccttggctgcagtgaccatgaaatggtggagttgaagatccttagggcagcaaagaGGGTGCACAtcaagctcactaccctggacttcagcagagcagacttcagcctcttcagggatctgcttggtaggGAAGCATGAgataaagtcctggagggaagaggggcctaagaaagctggttaatagtcaatgatcacctcctccaagctcagtagtgatgcatcctgacaaagaggaattCAGGTAAAAAAGGCAGGAggcctgcgtggatgaacaaggagctcctggacaaactcagacacaaaaaggaagcctacagaaggtggaagcaaggacaggtagcctgagaagaatacagagaaactgtccgaacaaccagggatcaggttaggatgGCAAAAGCCCTGGTAGAATTAAATTTGGCCAGGGACATAgtgggcaacaagaaaagcttctataggcaTGTCAGTGACAagaggaagactagggaaaatgtgagccctctctggaaggaagtGGGAGATCTGGctacccaggacatggagaaggctgaggtactcaatgacttttttgcctcagtcttcaccagcaagagctccagccacaccacccaagatgtagaaggcaaaggcagggtcTGGGAggatgaagaactgcccactgtaggagaaggtcaggttcaaAAACatctaaggaacttgaaggtgcaccagtctatgggacctgatgagatgcatctgtgggtcccaagggaactggtggatgaagtggctaagccactatccatcatatttgagaagttgtggcagtctggtgaagttcctgctgactggaaaaggagaaacataacctccatttttataaagggaaaaaaaggaagactgagggatctacaggccagtcagtctcacctctgtgaccagcaagatcatggagtggatccttctGGAAAGTATGCTAGAGCacctggaaaataaggaggtgattggtgacagccaatgtggcttcactaagggcaaatcgtgcctgacaaatttggtggccttctacaacagggttgGAGaattggtggataaaggaagagcagatgaagtcatctacctggacttgtgcaaatcATTTGACATTGTTCCACATGacgtccttgtctctaaattgatGAGACATgtgtttgatggatggaccactcactggataaggaattggctggatggtctcactcaaagagttgcggtcaacggctcaatgtccaagtggaggggGGTGACAAGTAACGTCCTCAtgggtcagtgttgggaccagtgctgtttaacatctttgttggcgacatggacagtgggattgagtgcaccctcagcaagtttgccgacaacaccaagctgtgtggtgcggttgacacattggagggaagggatgtgccatccagagggacctggacaggctggagaggtgggcctgtgcaaatctcatgaagttcaacaaggccaagtgcaaggtcctgcacctgggtcggggcaatcccaagcacaaatccaggctgggcgatgaatggattgagagcagccctgcggagaaggacttgagggtattaggggatggaaaactgactatgagccagcaatgtgcactcacagcctagaaagccaaccatgtcctgggctgcatcaagagcagtgtggccagcaggtcgagggaggggattctccccctctactctgttctcatgagaccccccctgcagtgctgtgtccagctctggggcaccagCACAAGAAGGATACcgacctgctcaagcaggtccagaggaggccacaaggatgatcaggggctggagcacctcccctgtgaggacaggctgagagagttgggggtgttcagcctggagaagagaaagctccggggagaccttataacagcttccagtacttaaaggggctacaggaaagctggggagggactcttgatcagggagtgtagggataggatgaggggtaacggttttaaactgaaagagggcagatttagattagatataaggaagaaattcttccctgtgaggtggcgagacactggcacaagttgcccagagaagctgtggctgccccctccctggaagggttcaaggccaggttggacggggctgtgagcaacctgggctagtggaaggtgtccctgcccatggcaggggggtggaactacatgatcttcagggtcccttccaatccaaaccactccatgattctatgattctatgaaatttgcAGGGAACATTTTATAAGTAAAGACAAGTATTTACCTGTTCCTCTTAATTTGGTTGGTGAGTTCACctaagaaagatggagaagaaCGTTTTACAAAGCTGGCAATGCATTCAAGTTTGGGATTTTGTACTGTGCCCCTGGATCTCATGGTTGGGGATAAACTAGGTGGGGATAGGGGTGGGCAAACGAAGAAGACGTTTCTCAAAAGTATGATTGGGCACCCAAAGACTCAGGAGGTAGGGAGGAGCAGAAAACCACATCAGACAGGGGAGAAGCTGGCCTTATGCTGGTTAGGAGCAGACCTCTTCCTTGTTATCCGCAAAAACTGCCTTTCTGCCCTCTTTGCCCTCCCCTCTCCAACACCCTGAAGTTCCCATCTGAATCCTCATCAGCCCTTCAAGGCCATGCACACACCCTGTATAAAGGAGCCAGTGTTTGGTGGCCATCAGCCCGGGTCACTGAACCCCATGGCTTGCTGTTTTTCCCTTGGGGTCAGCGGTGCATGGCCAGCAGGTGGGGGCAGATCACTCACCGTGGACGTTTTGGAGCAGTGAGTCCAGGTCACTCATGAAGTCCCTCATCAGGTGTCGCCAGTGGTCGATCCTGGCCTGATTCAGCTGCACTACCTCCACATCCATCCTGCTGACACTGAAATTCTGACTCACCATCCTAGGGCGAGGCAGTTATTTCACCAAGGAAAACCATTTAGCATTAGAAAGTTAACAAACTCCTTCATTAGGAAGGACTCTACAAAGAGGAGGGTGTTTTGGCAACATGAAGTATCAAGTGAACAGCTCTCTGATAAGGTTAAGTGAGTTGCAATTGTTATATATTGTTATTTATTTGGCAATGACTTTTGCTTACCAAACCTGGATGGGAACTTTCAAATGATGAAAATGAGAAACGGGGAGGCGTTTTGCTAATACCCTTGTACGAATAGTGCTTTGACCTGCTGCAGGCAGGCTCCTACTGTTCTAGCACAGCCGCCGTCACGATAGAAAGAAAATGCCAAACATACTAAATGGTTTCCAGGCTTTTGGAAAATGACTTTGATCCCACAGGCTAGATTTTGACTTGCGGCACAGCTGTGACTAATGgactgtgctgctgccagcacagcccttAGGTACATGGTGATTCAAAGTTATCCTTACAATTCAAGTTCAAACTCAGCTTTAATTTGTACAAGTTACAGAGATGACATCTTAAAATCCAGCTAGATGTTTGAGCTATCCCTTCATGTGGCTGGGGAGTTTAGTGGTGCAGCAAAATCTTTTGTAAATCTGTAATTTACTGTTGGTGTGGTTTTGCACTATTGAATTACAGCTGCCACCAGGTGTCAATTAGGAAGTGATAAGTTATAAATTAAATGTATCACTTGCAAGAGAATGGATAATAAATCTGTCTAGCTATTAAGCTTGTCCacaagcagaagcaaaaatttGTGGGAAATGAGCCAGTTACCTCTGTAGCCAAAGGATGTTCACTGGGATTTATGTGCAGGAGTGTCACCAATATGCATCCAAGAGAATGTTGCTGTAAACTGAACCCTATGGGCTTCATCtctgataaaaacatttttctgttagtAAAAGCCAGTGGTTTTCATCAGAATCCAGCAACTGTGTAGCTGCCAAGGAAACTGAGACTTAAAGGGACCACTGGAACAGCAGGCAGATATCTCTCCATCCTTGTTAATTGTGTGGACCATGGTGCCCTCTGGCTTGGTTGGAATAGGGAGCAGCTTTGCAGCATAGGGTGCTGGGACAGAGGAGCACAGGCAGTGGGGCCTGATCCCAGTTATCAACACtatattttttcaaagaagaaaacaagtgtttTCAGGTGGAACATACCTGTCCATGGCCAGTTTAAATTCCTACAAATAGGAtttccaaaaaaaaggaaaaaaacccgtTAGTGTGATTTCCAGAAAGGGCAGCTGGCTGAGAAATAGGCatatttatgaagaaaagcagaatactACTGCTTACTttgaagaagaggaaaatatcTGGTTGTTCTCTCATCTTCTGCAAAGACTGAAGATGCTGCACAGACTCATCTCTCCTCTGTTCCATTTCCTTCTTCACTTTGGTAATGTCTGCCAGTTGTTTTTTCTCATTGGATTGAATGTCACTCAggatcttcttttctttctgaatcatCTCTGTCTTCATCTCTTCAAACAGCTTTTGCAGCTGAGAAGTCACTGTTTTCGTATTGGTCTAAATGAACAAACAGATAAGAACATGGTGCACTGGCTCAGGAACTCAACACTTCAGCTTAGTGTCTCTTTATTAATTAGGATTGTATCTATCCTTCGCACTGGCTTTAGAAGGAAGTGGATGATAAGCATTTGCTTAGAATATCTGATTAAACAAAGGGTTATGAAAATTAATCCTGATACAGTAACAGAATCAGATAAAATGCAGCTAGCAATGTGAGAACTATATTAATTGACGCTGAAAATCCCACTTGAAGACTCAATTTGGGTTTCCTTTATTTAATGgatagaaaactttaaaaatacataatgatATGTACAATCTGTGGTCTGCCAGTTCCGCAACCTGCTCTGTGCAAATACGATAAATGGTGGGGTCTCCAAGCTAGTTCCTCCTGTGGAGCTATGCTAGGAGACTGTGAGAAAGCTTGGCTTCTGGCAGTTTCTTACACCTGTGTTTTCCCTACTTTGGGCTATATCTCTTTCTATTCATCTGCTTCTGACAGTATAGTTGCCACCACTTATTTCTGGGAAATTGTGGAGGAAAGATGCTCTGATTTAGTGATGATCTGGGTACCAACCTTGATCTGATCCTCACTTTTCTGAAGCTCTTCTAGGGCAGCAGCTAGAGCGCTTTTACGTTGCTGCAGCCATGTCACGATTTCCGAGAGTTTACCCTAGCAGAAGGAAAGACAGCATTGAATTTCATAGCAGCACGGATAGCTTTGAACTAGACTGGCAGTTTGTGCAGCTAGTGAAATGGCACAGGCACCTTTTACCTGCCCACTCTTACCAGTGAGTCCTATAATAAACTGCTTCACTTGCCTCCTCATAAAGATAGGGCATACCAGAAAAATGATATGATCTTGAAATCGTTTAAGTCattgtttaatatttatatatgtgtaacTTTGTATGTGGTAGGTTAATAAACAACTTTCCCTTTGAATAAGTAAATTTCACTTTAAATGAATAAATctcactgttgtggtttgagcccagggggcaactgagcaccacaaagctgttcactcaccccttcccctgcagctatgggaaggagaagatgaatcaaaaggctcaggaatcgacataaggatagggaggggtgGCTCATGCATTAAGGTCAGGGGCAAAAGGCtcgttagggaaagaaaaagaacatcactttaattcaaaacactaacaagaacaacaacacttaacagacaaaatgggacagtgagaagtgttacccCCCACCCCTCTCATCTTCCCcgctcagttttgttcccgatatctctacctccttctcccagcggtgcagggggaggggatggggggtgcagtcagtttggtgcttcttcctccaaggaggggGAAGcattctgcattcttccccctgctccacatggctcccctctcatgggagacagtcctccatgaactttctccagcatgagttcttcccacaggccacagccaCCCCcgggctgctccagcatgggtcacctccaAGTGCTGCAGTCCTCCtagcactgaactacaacagcgggggcttcttcttcccatagagaCCTGGCCTCCTTCGGGCACAGCTACCTGCTCTGGTggggggtcctccacaggctgcaggcacaTCCCTGCttctctggtgacctccatggtggcaggggggcagccctgacCGTatcaccacaggatacaggggggatGTGCTGCGGCACACCTCCCctacttccttctccttccttccactgacctccatgttcacagaggtgtccttctcacaactcctcctcttaaatacgttatcgcagaggcgtGGCCACCGTCGCTACTTGACTCGGCCTtagccagaggcaggtctgacttggagccggggtGCGGGGTGGAgaagcttcgagaagcttctcacaggggccaccactgtagccctctcccctgctaccagaaaccccgccacacaaaccctGCACACTCACTTTATCCGATAAAGCTCTGTTCCTGCCAGAATCTCCACATGTGCCTAATGTGATTCAAATCCTTAGTTTTCACATCTGTCAGCAGCTGTGGGATCTGAGGATAAGGTAATAAGCATCCGTCTTTTCTGAAGATCAGCAAAACAACAGTACTTACTTATCCAactgtttattttaacaaataccATGATCATTGAGTGCTGTTACACTGCACGGTAACACCTTTCAGAGGGGACATTAGACCTCGCTCTTTGGGGATTAAACAGTCTCTGAATAGTTCAGGTTGCTCCTGGCTGCCTCCAGCAGTGTTTTCACACCTCGAGCACCCATGAATGTCCATGGCAGAGacccatttatttaaaaaaaaccacgCCAGAAAGCTTAGGTTTTCCATGAGATATTTGTCACAGCTGGGAATTTTTGAAAAATTGAAAGACAAATAATCAAATTTGACTGAGCTTCCTTGCACCAAAAACCTTTTATAATTCCTCCTGAAGAGCTGCATTCCTGATTTCCCTAGCTATCCTGgggagttttaaaaaaaaaaaaaacaaccaacaaaacagaaaccaagaGGAATATACAGCTGAGATCTCAGCTTACCCATGGAGATGGCTGCCCCATAGGCCGGGCAGCGTTGCTCCATTACCAGCTCCGGGGATGAAGGAAATGGCTACTATTCTACACAGCCCACTTCTGTTGGGCAGCTCTGAATTTTGTACATGTAACTCGGGGGAGAAAGTTAGTTTGAGATACATGTAGCTGCAAAGGAGGCTTCTTGCTAATTCCCGAGGAGGCTGTGACCTGTCCAGAGGTTCACAGTGAGCCAGGTGTTTCCTGCCCATGCACTGGGTTCCTGCAGGAGCCCAGAAATTTCAAATACAAGGCAGTGAGTGAACATAGCGAATGCATTTTCCGCCCTCAGTCTCAGCTGAGTCTGGAGCATTTCAAGGACAGCAGCTGGACTCCAAGGCAGGGACATCGAGGCCCTACGTCTCTGTGCCCGCTGGGACGCTGGCTCGGCAAaactgggggcagggggaggagggagacagAGGGAAGGGCCTGGAGTGGGAAAACCTGTTTCCCAACACAGAGTTCAGCAGTGGTGGGGTCCCCCGGGCTCTGTGGAGGAAGAGGCTTCTTAATCCCCGCAGGAATACTTCTTAATGCCAGCCAGGAAAACACCAGTCAGTGGCAGTTTGCAGTTGCCTGAGGCTGCACAGGACGTGGCATGggacagcagagccctgtgcctGCCTCTTGCTCGCCCTCCCGCATGCATGTCCACATCAACACACACTGCAGGGTTCACCCACCCTTGTCTCTGTCAGCCCCAAACAcctttctctgctcttccttctccctctgcttAGCCTGCCAGGCTGGTTTGGCACCACAAAGGAGGAAACGAAAAGCAAATAGCAGCACAATGTACCAGTCCCAGCTGGGGCAGACATGAAATCgcctgagctgctgcctgcctgccctcactCCTCTGTCCCCATTCCCTAGTGAAAGTCTTACCACCCCTCCTGCAGCTTCCCCCCTTCCTCTGGGTCAGGAGTTTGGAGCAAACCCTGCAGGGGTGGTGGGGAAACAAAGCACCTTACCAGCTGTTTGTCATGTGCCTCCTTCAGGGTGACAATGCTGTGGCCCTTGTGGGATCCCGCAATAGAGCAGAGCACACAGATGTACTGCCCCTCGTCCTGGCAGTAGCACTCCAGCAGCCTGCCGTGCTCCAGGCACCTCCTCTCCACCGCCCCACCGCCTGCGCCCACCTCCACCAGGACGTGGTCCTGCTGGGAAGCCTTGGCGTTGTGTTTGTCCAGATGGGCCTGGCACAGAAACGCATCACACATCAGGCATATTTTCACTGCTGGCTGGGACCGCTCCAGGCAGAAGTCACAGGGAACCacctccttcttcctctctgcagAGCCCTCACTCTGTTCTTCTTTGGAAGTGGTGGCCAGAAATGCCTCCACGATGCTGCACAGCTGGAAATTCTTCTGCAGCTCCAGGATGGGCCCCAGCTGGAGCTTGCACATGGGGCAGGAGTAAGGGGCCTTGGATTGCTGCTGGGCACCGAGCGCCTTCTGGATACACTGCTTGCAGAAGCTGTGACCGCAGCTCAGCGACACCGGGTTCCTGTACAGGCACAGGCAGATGGGACAGCTGA
This window contains:
- the LOC141949967 gene encoding putative E3 ubiquitin-protein ligase MID2 isoform X2; protein product: MSKSSCRGLQELFAGGACLCRSVTGQRGRTCSLWAGSPTGAHRQRCVFSFVSHRLTNAISAAMAKAREEFGGGASLEDELSCPICLCLYRNPVSLSCGHSFCKQCIQKALGAQQQSKAPYSCPMCKLQLGPILELQKNFQLCSIVEAFLATTSKEEQSEGSAERKKEVVPCDFCLERSQPAVKICLMCDAFLCQAHLDKHNAKASQQDHVLVEVGAGGGAVERRCLEHGRLLECYCQDEGQYICVLCSIAGSHKGHSIVTLKEAHDKQLTNTKTVTSQLQKLFEEMKTEMIQKEKKILSDIQSNEKKQLADITKVKKEMEQRRDESVQHLQSLQKMREQPDIFLFFKEFKLAMDRMVSQNFSVSRMDVEVVQLNQARIDHWRHLMRDFMSDLDSLLQNVHGELTNQIKRNSGASNTGTASNYTFAKPEEIFSSYNVWRPQKAWGAAQNQPKGSRASSGRCEQNLWSSFAQN
- the LOC141949967 gene encoding E3 ubiquitin/ISG15 ligase TRIM25-like isoform X1; this encodes MSKSSCRGLQELFAGGACLCRSVTGQRGRTCSLWAGSPTGAHRQRCVFSFVSHRLTNAISAAMAKAREEFGGGASLEDELSCPICLCLYRNPVSLSCGHSFCKQCIQKALGAQQQSKAPYSCPMCKLQLGPILELQKNFQLCSIVEAFLATTSKEEQSEGSAERKKEVVPCDFCLERSQPAVKICLMCDAFLCQAHLDKHNAKASQQDHVLVEVGAGGGAVERRCLEHGRLLECYCQDEGQYICVLCSIAGSHKGHSIVTLKEAHDKQLGKLSEIVTWLQQRKSALAAALEELQKSEDQIKTNTKTVTSQLQKLFEEMKTEMIQKEKKILSDIQSNEKKQLADITKVKKEMEQRRDESVQHLQSLQKMREQPDIFLFFKEFKLAMDRMVSQNFSVSRMDVEVVQLNQARIDHWRHLMRDFMSDLDSLLQNVHGELTNQIKRNSGASNTGTASNYTFAKPEEIFSSYNVWRPQKAWGAAQNQPKGSRASSGRCEQNLWSSFAQN